The DNA segment GTCGCAGCGCATGCCGATGTAGATGTTGCGCCCGCCGGCCAGCGAGCCGACCTGCGCGTACTTCTTCACATCGTCCACCAGGTCGGGCGGCACGTTGACGACGATGTCGGCCTCGCCCTTCTGCAGGGCGAGCAGGCGCGTCTCGACCTGTGTGACCGGCTTCCAGATCAGCTTGGCGATGGCGGGCTTCTTGCCCCAGTAGCCGTCGAAGGCCTGCATCGTCAGGTGGTCGTCTTTGACCCACTCGACGAACTTATACGGGCCGCTGCCGACGGGGTTGGCCGAGACCTTGGCGAGGTTGGCGTCCGACTCGTCGGTGTAGACGCCGGGCGGCATCACTTCATACGAGGCGAGCTGGTAGGTGAGGAAGGACTCGGCCACGGGCGCCGAGGTCTTCATCTGCACCGTTGTGGCATCCACGGCGGTGGCAGAGGCGAAATTGGTGAGCCGGCCGAAGTTGGCGATGATCGGCTTGCCGCCGATCTTGTCCTTCGAATGCCGCGCGAGGCTGAAGGCGACGGCCGCGGCATCGACCGGGCTGCCGTCGTGGAACTTGGCGCCGCTCTTGACCTTGAACTCCCAGGTGAGCGGGTCGATCGACTTCCACGACTCGATGATCCAGGGCTCCTGCTTCAGCGTCTTGCCGTTCTGCCAGAGGAACGGGTCGAACATGTGGAAGTTGATGTTCGCTTCCGGCACCGAGTTGCGGAACTCGGGATCCATGAAGTTGACATCGGCGCCTTGCAAAATCACCGCCTGGCCCGCCGGCGCCTTGTTGGGCGCCGCCGCCGCAGGGGCGGCGCTGCCCGCGGGCTGCGCCGCGGCCGTTGCGGCCCCGCCAGCGGTCGCCGCGGCCGCGGGGCTGCCGCCGGTGGCGGCCGGGGCGGCCTGGGTGGGCGCCTGGGTGGCCCTGGCGCCGTTGTTCTTGTTGTTGTTGCTGCTGCCGCAGGCGAGCAGCCAGGGCGCCAGCCCCGCGCCGCCGGCCAGGGCGCTCAGCTTCAGCACCGTGCGCCGCCGCAGACGCCGCACCGGCCCGAAGGTTTCCCGCCGCGAGAACGAACCGCTCATAGCCCCTCCCGTCGTCGATCCCGGCAGACCACTTGCGGCTTCCCGCGCGCTGGTCGCGAATCGCGCTCACGAATTCTGTAACAGCCTCGTGCCGGCGTCAAGGCGAACGCGTGGCGGACGGCGCCCTCACCCTCACCCCCGCTTCTTGCCTCTTGCCTCTTGCCCCAGTGCCAGGGAAAGGGGAGATCGCTGCGCGGGGCAGCGAGGCTGAAGGCAGGGAAAACAACGCTCAGTGCTGCACCCTCCCCTCGCCATGGGATGGAGAGGGGCCGGGGGTGAGGCCGCGCAGCCCGCGGCAACATGGCGGTCTTCGGCCTGTAACGTAACGTTTACACGGTAATTACCTGAAAAAGCTTGACACGCGCCCGGCGCCGCTGCTAGTGTGTTCGTGAAATCACGAACGAAGTTGGACCGGAGCGCCGCCGGGCGCCCACCGCAGCGCCTTCCCCGCGTTCCTCTCGCAGCAGATCGTCGCGCACCCCGCTTCACTCCTGCCGATCCGCGCGGGCGCTCGTTCGTCGCGCCGCTTTTGCCG comes from the Dehalococcoidia bacterium genome and includes:
- a CDS encoding ABC transporter substrate-binding protein, yielding MSGSFSRRETFGPVRRLRRRTVLKLSALAGGAGLAPWLLACGSSNNNKNNGARATQAPTQAAPAATGGSPAAAATAGGAATAAAQPAGSAAPAAAAPNKAPAGQAVILQGADVNFMDPEFRNSVPEANINFHMFDPFLWQNGKTLKQEPWIIESWKSIDPLTWEFKVKSGAKFHDGSPVDAAAVAFSLARHSKDKIGGKPIIANFGRLTNFASATAVDATTVQMKTSAPVAESFLTYQLASYEVMPPGVYTDESDANLAKVSANPVGSGPYKFVEWVKDDHLTMQAFDGYWGKKPAIAKLIWKPVTQVETRLLALQKGEADIVVNVPPDLVDDVKKYAQVGSLAGGRNIYIGMRCDHKPFDDKRVRQAMNYAFNFDAVNKGLLNGAGTRTKTIINPPHEPPDAKAYTYDVNKAKQLLSDAGLANGFSVTMDSPNGRYIKDKEIAQAFVSDVSKVGVKVNLQVLDFAVYAGDKLQKRDPDDFFLLGLGSPFTGQDEAFYVNPDFSLDGTHWQNQQYIDLYNQLKKETDETKRQTLINQISAIIMDDAPWVFVWHQVDNYGFSKRLTWEPRPDERILLHDASLKS